In one Streptomyces sp. NBC_01241 genomic region, the following are encoded:
- the dnaA gene encoding chromosomal replication initiator protein DnaA has product MADVPADLAAVWPRVLEQLLGEGQQGIEPKDKQWIERCQPLALVADTALLAVPNEWGKRVLEGRLAPLISETLSRECGRPIRIAITVDDSAGEPPNPPAPPMHQSPQPQQHRYQGPQHDERQHNDAYDGYGHRPSDDGMPTARPAYPDYQQRRRDPGAWPRTQEDLSWQQPRLGGFQDRDTSAEQWREPYAGGRPQQPQHDYRPQPSERQGYEQQRPERHDMQDPQAQHRQGGAGTGRPGGATGPMGAQTAAAPGAGEPAARLNPKYLFDTFVIGASNRFAHAAAVAVAEAPAKAYNPLFIYGESGLGKTHLLHAIGHYARSLYPGTRVRYVSSEEFTNEFINSIRDGKGDTFRKRYRDVDILLVDDIQFLASKESTQEEFFHTFNTLHNANKQIVLSSDRPPKQLVTLEDRLRNRFEWGLTTDVQPPELETRIAILRKKAVQEQLNAPPEVLEFIASRISRNIRELEGALIRVTAFASLNRQPVDLGLTEHVLKDLIPGGEDSAPEITATAIMAATADYFGLTVDDLCGTSRSRVLVTARQIAMYLCRELTDLSLPKIGAQFGGRDHTTVMHADRKIRALMAERRSIYNQVTELTNRIKNG; this is encoded by the coding sequence GTGGCTGATGTACCTGCCGATCTTGCCGCAGTGTGGCCACGAGTGCTGGAGCAACTCCTCGGGGAGGGCCAGCAGGGCATCGAGCCGAAGGACAAGCAGTGGATCGAGCGCTGCCAGCCGCTCGCACTGGTCGCCGACACCGCGCTGCTCGCCGTCCCCAACGAATGGGGCAAGCGCGTACTGGAAGGCCGGCTCGCGCCGCTCATCAGCGAGACGCTGAGCCGCGAATGCGGCCGCCCGATCCGCATCGCGATCACCGTCGACGACTCCGCGGGCGAACCTCCGAACCCGCCCGCGCCCCCGATGCACCAGTCCCCGCAGCCTCAGCAGCACCGCTACCAGGGACCGCAGCACGATGAGCGTCAGCACAATGACGCGTACGACGGATACGGGCACCGGCCCTCGGACGACGGCATGCCGACCGCCCGGCCCGCCTACCCCGACTACCAGCAGCGGCGCCGCGACCCCGGTGCGTGGCCGCGCACCCAGGAGGACCTCTCCTGGCAGCAGCCCCGGCTCGGCGGATTCCAGGACCGCGACACCTCGGCGGAGCAGTGGCGGGAGCCGTACGCCGGCGGCCGTCCCCAGCAGCCGCAGCACGACTACCGGCCGCAGCCGTCCGAGCGTCAGGGTTACGAGCAGCAGCGCCCCGAGCGCCACGACATGCAGGACCCCCAGGCCCAGCACCGGCAAGGCGGCGCCGGCACCGGACGGCCCGGCGGCGCCACCGGGCCGATGGGCGCGCAGACCGCCGCCGCGCCCGGCGCCGGTGAGCCGGCGGCCCGGCTGAATCCGAAGTATCTCTTCGACACGTTCGTCATCGGCGCGTCCAACCGGTTCGCGCACGCCGCGGCGGTCGCGGTCGCCGAAGCGCCCGCCAAGGCGTACAACCCGCTCTTCATCTATGGGGAGTCGGGACTCGGCAAGACCCATCTGCTGCACGCCATCGGGCACTATGCGCGCAGCCTCTACCCGGGCACCCGGGTGCGGTACGTGAGCTCCGAGGAGTTCACCAACGAGTTCATCAACTCGATCCGTGACGGCAAGGGCGACACCTTCCGCAAGCGCTACCGCGATGTGGACATCCTGCTGGTCGACGACATCCAGTTCCTGGCGAGCAAGGAGTCGACGCAGGAGGAGTTCTTCCACACCTTCAATACGCTCCACAACGCCAACAAGCAGATCGTGCTGTCCTCGGACCGGCCGCCCAAGCAGCTGGTGACCCTGGAGGACCGGCTGCGGAACCGTTTCGAGTGGGGTCTGACCACCGATGTCCAGCCGCCGGAGCTGGAGACGCGGATCGCGATCCTCCGTAAGAAGGCGGTGCAGGAGCAGCTCAACGCCCCGCCGGAGGTACTGGAGTTCATCGCCTCCCGTATCTCCCGGAACATCAGGGAGTTGGAGGGGGCACTGATCCGGGTCACGGCCTTCGCGAGCCTCAATCGCCAGCCGGTCGATCTCGGGCTGACCGAGCACGTGCTGAAGGATCTGATCCCCGGTGGCGAGGACTCGGCCCCTGAGATCACGGCCACGGCCATCATGGCGGCGACCGCGGATTACTTCGGTCTGACGGTGGACGATCTCTGCGGAACCTCGCGCAGCCGCGTGCTGGTGACGGCCCGCCAGATCGCGATGTACCTCTGCCGGGAGCTGACCGATCTTTCGCTGCCCAAGATCGGGGCGCAGTTCGGCGGCCGCGACCATACGACGGTGATGCACGCGGACCGGAAGATCCGCGCGCTGATGGCGGAGCGACGCTCCATCTACAACCAGGTCACGGAGCTCACCAACCGCATCAAGAACGGCTGA
- the dnaN gene encoding DNA polymerase III subunit beta: protein MKIRVERDVLAEAVAWVARSLPARPPAPVLAGLLLKAEDGVLSFSSFDYEVSARVSVDAEVEEDGTVLVSGRLLADICRALPNRPVEISTDGVRATVVCGSSRFTLHTLPVEEYPALPAMPTATGTVPGEVFASAAAQVAIAAGRDDTLPVLTGVRIEIEGETVTLASTDRYRFAVREFLWKPENPDASAVALVPAKTLLDTAKALTSGDTVMLALSGSGAGEGLIGFEGAGRRTTTRLLEGDLPKYRTLFPTEFNSVAVIETAPFVEAVKRVALVAERNTPVRLSFEQGVLILEAGSSDDAQAVERVDAVLEGDDISIAFNPTFLLDGLSAIDSPAAQLSFTTSTKPALLSGRPAVDAEADEAYKYLIMPVRLSG, encoded by the coding sequence GTGAAGATCCGGGTGGAGCGCGATGTACTCGCGGAGGCTGTGGCCTGGGTGGCCCGTAGCCTCCCGGCCCGTCCGCCGGCGCCCGTTCTTGCGGGTCTTCTGCTGAAGGCTGAGGACGGCGTTCTCAGCTTCTCCAGCTTCGACTACGAGGTCTCGGCCCGGGTCTCGGTGGACGCGGAGGTCGAGGAGGACGGCACGGTGCTGGTCTCCGGCCGGCTGCTTGCCGACATCTGCCGGGCCCTTCCCAACCGCCCGGTAGAGATTTCCACAGACGGTGTACGGGCGACCGTGGTCTGCGGCTCCTCGCGGTTCACACTCCACACCCTTCCTGTGGAGGAGTACCCGGCGCTGCCCGCGATGCCGACCGCGACCGGCACGGTCCCCGGTGAGGTCTTCGCCTCGGCCGCCGCCCAGGTCGCCATCGCCGCGGGCCGTGACGACACGCTGCCGGTCCTGACCGGTGTGCGGATCGAGATCGAGGGCGAGACCGTCACCCTGGCCTCCACCGACCGTTACCGCTTCGCGGTCCGCGAGTTCCTCTGGAAGCCGGAGAACCCGGATGCGTCGGCTGTCGCCCTGGTGCCCGCCAAGACCCTGCTGGACACGGCCAAGGCCCTGACCAGCGGTGACACGGTGATGCTGGCGCTGTCCGGCTCGGGTGCCGGTGAGGGACTGATCGGTTTCGAGGGAGCGGGCCGGCGCACGACCACGCGACTGTTGGAAGGCGATCTGCCGAAGTACCGCACGCTGTTCCCCACCGAGTTCAACTCGGTCGCGGTCATCGAGACCGCGCCGTTCGTCGAGGCCGTCAAGCGTGTGGCCCTCGTCGCCGAGCGGAACACACCGGTGCGCCTCAGCTTCGAGCAGGGTGTGCTGATCCTGGAGGCGGGTTCCAGTGATGACGCACAGGCTGTGGAGCGGGTCGACGCGGTGCTGGAGGGCGACGACATCTCGATCGCCTTCAACCCGACCTTCCTGCTGGACGGGCTGAGCGCGATCGACTCCCCGGCCGCCCAGCTCTCCTTCACGACGTCCACCAAGCCCGCGCTGCTCAGCGGCCGCCCGGCCGTGGACGCCGAGGCGGACGAGGCGTACAAGTACCTGATCATGCCGGTCCGTCTTTCCGGCTGA